ccaaaGTAATAATAAAGTGCTAAAATGTTaccacctccagcaaaggagatcgttaccttgtcgtggtgctggagcttgagcacctcaaggatgccatgagctaaaccgtgaagggacacccaagacgggaaggtcatggtagagaggtcagactaaatacgatccctggggaaggtaatggtaacccaccccagtactcttgccatgaaaactaaatggatcagtacaaccagagatatgtcagtataccatcggaagatgggacccccaggttggaagatggtcaaaatgctactggggaggaacagaggataagttcaactagccccagacgtgatgacgcagctagctcaaagctgaaaggacggctagcggccgacagtgctggtggtgaacgacgaatccgatgttctaaaggtcaacacaccataggaacctggaatgtaagatctatgagccagggcaaattggacgtggtgattggtgagatgtcaagattaaatatagatatattgggtgtcagcgaactgaaatggaccggaatgggccacttcacatcagatcagcaccagatctactactgtggacaagaggatcacagaagaaacggagtagccttcataattaataataaagtggctaaagcagtgcttggatataatccaaaaaatgatagaatgatctcaattcgaattcagggtaagccatttaacatcacagtgatccaaatatatgccccaaccacagatgctgaagaagtagaagtagatcagttctatgaggatctgcagcacctactggataatacaccaaaaagagatgttattttcgttacaggagactggaacgctaaggtgggcagtcaaatgacatctggaattacaggtaagcatggtctaggagaacaaaatgaagcgggacataggctgatagaattctgccaggacaactcactgtgcataacaaacactctcttccaacaacctaaaagatggctttatacatggacttcaccagatggccgacaccgaaatcagattgactacatcctttgcagccaaaggtggcggacatctatacagacagtaaaaacaagacctggagctgactgtagttcagatcacgaacttcttattgcacaatttagaagcAAACTAAAGAGaacagggaagacccacagatcagttagatatgagctcactaatattcctaatgaatatgcagtggaagtgaagaacagatttaaggggctagatttagtagacagggtcccggaagaactatggacagaagttcgcaacattgtccaagaggtggcaacagaaaacatcccaaagaaaaagaaaaccaagaaggcaagatggctgtctgctgagacactggaagtagcccaagaaagaaggaatgcaaaaggcaacagtgatagggggagatatgcccaattaaatgcaaaattccagaggttagccagaagagataaggaattatttttaaacaagcaatgtgtggaagtggaagaagacaatagaataggaaggacaagagacctcttccagaaaattagaaacattggaggtaaattccaggcaaaaatgggtatgatcaaaaacaaagatggcaaggacctaacagaaacagaagagatcaagaaaaggtggcaagaatatacggaagatctgtataggaaggataataacatcggggatagctcagacggtgtggtcagtgagttagagccagacatcctgaagagtgaggtcgaatgggccttaagaagcattgctaataacaaggcagcaggagacgacggtatcccagctgaactgtttacattattgcaagatgatgctgtcaaggtgatgcatgccatatgccagcaaatttggaaaacacaagaatggccatcagactggaaaaaatcaacttatattcccataccaaaaaagggaaacactaaagaatgttccaactatcgtacagtggcacttatttcacatgccagcaaggtaatgctcaagatcctgcaaggtagactccagcaattcatggagcgagaattgccagatgtacaagctgggtttagaaaaggcagaggaactagagaccaaattgccaatatctgctggataatggagaaagccagggagttccagaaaaacatctatttctgttttatcgactattctaaagcctttgactgtgtggatcataacaaactgtggcaagttattggtggtatggggataccaagtcatcttgtctgcctcctgaggaatctgtataacgaacaagtagcaacggtaagaacagaccacggaacaacagactggtttaagattgggaaaggaataCGGcaaggttgtatactctcaccttacctattcaacttgtatgcagaacacatcatgcgacgtgctgagcttgacgaatccaaggctggagttaaaatcgcaggaagaaacattaacaatctcagatatgcagatgacaccactttgatggctgaaagcgaggaggagctgaggagccttatgacaaaggtgaaagaagaaagtgcaaaagccgggttgcagttaaacctcaaaaaaaccaagattatggcaactagcttgattgataactggcaaatagagggagaaaacgtggacacagtgacagactttgtatttctgggcgcaaagattactgcagacgctgactgcagccaggaaatcagaagacgtttacttcttgggaggagagcaatgacaaatcttgataaaatagttaagagcagagacaccacactgacaacaaaggtccacatagttaaagcaatggtattccccgtagtaacctatggctgcgagagctggaccataaggaaagctgagcgaaggaagatagatgcttctgaactgtggtgttggaggaaaattctgagagtgccttggactgcaagatgatcaaaccagtccatactccaggaaataaagccagactgctcacttgagggaatgatattaaaggcaaaactgaagtactttggccacataacgagaagacaggataccctggagaagaggctgatgctagggaaagtggaaggcaaaaggaagaggggccgaccaagggcaagatggatggatgatattctggaggtgacagacttgaccttggggaagctgggggtggcgacagccgacagaaagctctggcgtgggctggtccatgaagtcacgaagagtcggaaacgactgaacgaataaacaacaaacaaacaaaatgttacCACACCCATTCTAACAATGCTTCATTCTTATAGCAACATCAGGCTTAAAATATCAGAGAGGTCTGGTCACAAATAAGACCTCTTTACAAACCCGCCAACCTGTGGAAGCACCTGCATATGTCCCATGTAAAGCAAAAGGGCAAATCTGTAACCTGGGAAGCTTTCCAAATAATCGGAACAGCTGTCAGCTGCCTCTTTTCTCTCACGGGGTTGAAACTATTGACATGAGGTAACAAAagatacaattaaaaaaataataatcctggaaGAAAGCTAGAACTAGCTGTTCCTCAGAGTCAAATGTTGCTTAAATGCCTTCAAAAGGGTGAGCttgcgcaacaacaacaacgccccgATCATTAAATCTCCCACCGAGGCAATTTTTTGCAAAGCCAAATGAGGTTTGCACCTGTAGCACCTGGAGTGGAGCTTTGCCATTTCTGACATGATCAGAATTACTTTGGGCTGTGGTCTATGTTTAAATTAGCACCAAAATTAGAGAACTATTCAGTCCCACTGTTTCCTCTAATAAATGTCTAGAACCGAcataaattacttttaaaaaaggggggggggaggacgacCAGGCACAGTATTTTTTGAGTTTTACATCATTTATAGAAGAATCATTTTAATTACTCCATGGGGCTGCTACACTGGTTATTAGACTTGCTAATAAGCAGCAGGCTATGTGCTCACACTGGGGGACTGTCAATCAAAGCGGTAGCAGTTATATAGCAACGAGAAGGTCTGGCTAGTTCCACATGTATTGTATCGAGGCTTCTTGCAGAGGTTTTGTATTCCATGCGGAatgacagatctgtttcaaccACAGAGGGTTTAGAAAAGACAGAACGGAGAAAGAAGCGATTTGAGTCTCATTGGCGCGCATCAACAACAGCAGATGCTTACCGCAAGACAATCTTCTTTCAGCATCATGAACAGCTCTCTGGCTCAACCACTCCATTATGCAGGAGGCTACGAACCCCAAGATTCCAAGGAGTGGAAGGTGGTGATCCCAGCCTTCTTGGGGGTGATCTGCCTGGCTGGTTTTGCAGGGAATGTGTGTGTCATTGGAATCCTACTGTACAACTCAAAGAAAGGGAAACCTTCCATGATCCACTCCTTGATCCTCAACCTCAGCCTGGCAGATCTGTTCCTTATCCTCTTTGTGGTGCCCTTCAGGGCTGCTGCATACTCCAAGGGAGCCTGGTACCTGGGCTGGTTTCTTTGCAAAACCTCTGACTGGTTCCGACACGCCTGCATGGCAGCCAAGAGCTTGACCATTGCGGTGGTAGCCAAGACGTGCTTCATGTATGCAAACAACCCGGCTAAACAGGTGAACATTAAGTGGCACACCATCTGTGCAGTGCTGTTGGCCATTTGGCTGGTGGCCTTGGGGATTCCGCTGCCCTTGTGGTTCTTCAGCAGCCTCTGGCAGCCAGAGGCTGGCTCAGCTCTGTGCATCGTGGTCATTCCAGCCCATGCTCACGAGTTCATGTCAGCCTTCGTCAAGTTCTATCCCCTGCTGGTATTTTTCATACCCCTCACCTttgctttcttttatttctgGAGAGCTTATGGCAGATGCCAGCGCAGGGGGACCAAGACTCAAAACCTGAGGAATCAAATCCGATCCAGGTGCCTGACTATGATGCTGCTGAGCATTACTATCACCTCTGCTGTGATGTGGCTTCCCGACTGGATATCTTGGCTGTGGCTCTGGCACCTGAAGAAGGACAGCCCTGCTCCTCCGCAAGGGTTTATGGCCACTACGCAAGTCTTGATGTTTGCCATCTCTTCAGCCAATCCTCTTATCTTCGTACTTATGTCCGAAGAGTTCAGAGAGGGTTTTAAAGGCTTGTGGAAACGGCTTACTCTGAAAAAGCCTCCGCCTACCCCAGAAGAcgaggaggaaacagcagccgATAACTTGGAGGGAGTGCCAGATACCACCCCTTCACCAGAGGCAGTGACTCCTGATCAAGAGGAAGAGACTCCACCACTCCCCCATACCTCAGAAAGCATGGAAATAAAGAAGGAAATGCCTATTTTTCCAGATGTTGAGCAATTCTGGCATGATCGGGAAGCAGTCCCTGATGCTCAAGACAATGACCCTATTCCTTGGGAACATGAAGAACAAGAGACAGTAGGTTGTGATAAAAAGACCCTGAAATTAGAAAGTTGAAAAggcaagcaaaaaataaaaataaaatagggttagtttcagacttagtcatacttaaagtagactgaattaaataaatgggacttgagttaattattaatttaagtcccattgaaattaatgagtctATGTAtgcctacatctggatccaacctaatatAATTTTGTTGCTTCCTTGGGGTAATGTTCAACTGGTATGTGAGGCATGTATAGCATTGTTAAATTGTCTTTAGATCTTTGCATATGTTTAGTAGTGCTTGGGACTTATCAAGTTCCACAAAATTCACGTTATGTACAAATGCAGCAATCATTGCAGCCCCTCTGCTCTTAACGTTTTATGAATCATCGTACTTAAAATTCATGTTCTGCACTTTCAGGAGACGAATTAAGTTAAAATTTCAGAAGGGGAAAAAGCTTTAAATTGGTTAAATTTGCAAAGTAGCTTTGCTTCAATAAGTGAGCTGAAACTGCATGATCTGACTATAAAGCAGgagggcttttgtgcttctttGTAATACACATATAGCAGGTTTTGTGTGCATGCTTTGGGTGAAAAGTTAGGGTTTTGAACAGGTTTTCTACAATTCAAATAGGTGCAGAGCAAAGGTATAATTTGTTTTTTTGCTTATGAAAGAGTATGCATTACAGGTTTTCTTGCAATTACTGCACCAAATATGCATTAAATGTGCTCAAAGAAAGAGTGGATCATTTTTTTCTGGTAAAACATCATCAACCTTTTTACCATGGTAGCTGCCCTACTGCTGTACGTGAGTGACAGAGGTGGGCTTTATATTTAAGATACCATGTTCCAAGACGgatgtgaagaaatatttctacCCTGCATTATGATTAGTAGACAACTACAGAATTAGATATTAGGTAATTATGTAATATTTGCAGCTGTCAGTAAGGCTAAGTTTGAACAGGAAGA
This window of the Elgaria multicarinata webbii isolate HBS135686 ecotype San Diego chromosome 3, rElgMul1.1.pri, whole genome shotgun sequence genome carries:
- the LOC134395383 gene encoding uncharacterized protein LOC134395383 — encoded protein: MELLDSRWIFKVKTDQFGKIVCHKARLVARGFAQIEGQDYHEIFAPTIRFESIRMMFKLAAQKNMQVSHQDVTTAYLNAKLDEDIYMLPPEGVKVDKDIVCKLEKCLYGLKQSARAWNAKLSKTLRDMGFKQGQADQCLFVKHEKEHKLYNANSVDTPMVQNFQADGQSKHFENATLYRSILGQLSFIANATRPDISVSVNLLSRQTAKPTEHTWKAMKRIARYLKGTLNYRLKFTKECTGGLEIHVDASFGDDINDRKSTSGVCYMLNHSLFDWSCKKQSTVSLSSCEAELNAFNYAIVNIEWLLQLLMDAEIDVPKPVVYQDNQSSISILKTDSCKQRTKYLQIKLCHAKECIRNGLLQVQYLAGKGIPADLLSKPISKEQHQKLTKYLQLNEVLGYNPKNDRMISIRIQGKPFNITVIQIYAPTTDAEEVEVDQFYEDLQHLLDNTPKRDVIFVTGDWNAKVGSQMTSGITGKHGLGEQNEAGHRLIEFCQDNSLCITNTLFQQPKRWLYTWTSPDGRHRNQIDYILCSQRWRTSIQTVKTRPGADCSSDHELLIAQFRSKLKRTGKTHRSHAICQQIWKTQEWPSDWKKSTYIPIPKKGNTKECSNYRTVALISHASKVMLKILQGRLQQFMERELPDVQAGFRKGRGTRDQIANICWIMEKAREFQKNIYFCFIDYSKAFDCVDHNKLWQVIGGMGIPSHLVCLLRNLYNEQVATVRTDHGTTDWFKIGKGIRQGCILSPYLFNLYAEHIMRRAELDESKAGVKIAGRNINNLRYADDTTLMAESEEELRSLMTKQHQA
- the GPR151 gene encoding G-protein coupled receptor 151, whose product is MNSSLAQPLHYAGGYEPQDSKEWKVVIPAFLGVICLAGFAGNVCVIGILLYNSKKGKPSMIHSLILNLSLADLFLILFVVPFRAAAYSKGAWYLGWFLCKTSDWFRHACMAAKSLTIAVVAKTCFMYANNPAKQVNIKWHTICAVLLAIWLVALGIPLPLWFFSSLWQPEAGSALCIVVIPAHAHEFMSAFVKFYPLLVFFIPLTFAFFYFWRAYGRCQRRGTKTQNLRNQIRSRCLTMMLLSITITSAVMWLPDWISWLWLWHLKKDSPAPPQGFMATTQVLMFAISSANPLIFVLMSEEFREGFKGLWKRLTLKKPPPTPEDEEETAADNLEGVPDTTPSPEAVTPDQEEETPPLPHTSESMEIKKEMPIFPDVEQFWHDREAVPDAQDNDPIPWEHEEQETVGCDKKTLKLES